Part of the Gemmatimonadota bacterium genome, GATGATGAAATGCGTGCCAGACTTGTCACTTCGGAGGGACGGATCCCCGAGATAGGAGTCGATATCTTGTGGATCGACCTTGAATTGATCCAACTCGTCAACTAGCTTTTCCATCAGTGGACTCTCGACACGGAGACCAACCTTTTCAGCATTTTCACGGAACTCTACAACCATCTCGTCCACGTCATTCGCCGATGGCAGTGTGCCCGGAGAGAATGACCGAAGCGGGATTTCGATTTCGTCCAAGTCGATTCCGGGCCACTCGAATATGCCCCAATTCAGAAATGCCGCGGTGAGATCGGAAGCTTCGTCGTCAGTCTTCGGTCGAGTGAGCACCAGAAGTTGTGGCCCTATAGTCGCAATGGCAAGCCTCCCGATCCCCTTTTCACCGAGCATAGGACGAGGCTTCTTGTTGGGGTCACCTGGTGGGATTCCGGTGGGGTTGAGCTTGTACTCTGTGCCTATGGTTAACCATCTGGACACGAAGTCGTCGTAACTCATCCCAACCCCGTCGTCCCTCAAGACAAATAGGCCGTCCGAACGATAATAATCAATCTCGACACGATCGGCATATGCATCATGGGCGTTCTTAAACAACTCGCTGATTGCCGTTGGCATACCAGCAATCTGCTGTCTACCGAGCATGTCGAGTGTTCGAGCACGTGTCTTGAATTTCGGCATCAGGACAGCCTTCCTACATCCTTGAGATGCTCTATGAAATGTTTACCAATCAGCTTGGCCAAGTGGACCGGTACCGCATTTCCAATTTGCCTCGCCATCGACGCCATGCTTCCGTTGAACATGAAATCTTCTGGAAAAGTTTGCAGGCAAGCCGCTTCTCGTATACTGATCGCCCTATCCTGCTCAGGATGGCCAAAGCGACCATTAGAATAGCTGATACACCGAGTGGTCAGTCCTGATGCTGGAGAGTCCCAGGCCATTCGTCCATACACGTCGGAATATCCGGTAAAACCCTTGTGACATTCGAGCTTTAGGTACTCAGGCCAGTCTCGTTCGCCTCCACCTTCGGGTGTCGCTTTAATACGGTCGAGGTTTCGTTCCGAAAGTTTTGCCGCTTTGTGATTAAGCACCCCATTGTGTTCTTCGCCTGCGTGAATCGCCGGAAGATGTGATATCCAGTCCCGAACTGTGGTGTATCTAACGTTGGAGGTTCCTGGTCCATGTGTCTCGTCGGGTATACGAATAACCCCGTGCAGACTCGCTATGAGCAAAAGTCGTCGTCGGGTTTGCGGTATCCCGTACTTGGAAAGTCTAATGGGGCGACAATCAATTTCATATTCTGCCGCATCTAGCCGCTTTAAAAAGTCGCCAAAAGGCTGACTCTCGCTGTCCAACTTCTGCAATCCTGGAACATTCTCCACAAACACAAGATCCGGCTTACAACCTTCCACAAACCGGGCAAAGTGGGCCAACAGTGGAACACGTTCATCCTCGTCCAAACTCGGCCTCTTCGTCTTTTGTTTGCTAAAAGGCTGACACGGTGCACATCCGCTGAACAGCACCGGGCTCGGTCGTTCCGAATCTACTCGTTGGCGGACCAACTCAACGCTAACATCGCGGATATCTTCAGGCTCGAAGTGAACATCGGGAAAGTTGGCTTTGAAGCTCTTCCGAGCATTCGCGTCGTGATCTAGCGCGAACGAAATCCCCATGCCTGCGGCACGAAAGCCACAACTGGCTCCACCACAACCCGCGAAGAAATCATAAACCTGAACAGTCATCAGGCCACCTCGGAAGGTCACTATTACTTTCCGATGCCATGTGCCGAAACACAGGCTTCACACTGGACCGCTTTCATACCCCCGCTTCGGTATAGTGAGGAACCGTAGCGATACTACTATTGTTTCAGTCGAATTTAGGACGTATGAACTCGACAAGCAAGGAACTCGCCACTCAATGATGCTCTACATTGCACTTTGTGAGTTCCGCTAACCTGTGCTCCACTTCCTCTTCGTCCTTAGTCTCGCATTGCCAAATTACAAGAACTCGCCATCCGAGATTCCGTAAGGCCCCTTTCTGATTTGCATCGCGAACCACGTTGGCTGTGAATTTCTCGGTCCAGAAGTCGGTCCGGGATTTCGGGGTGGACGCGTAACGGCATCCTTCGTGCCGATGCCAAAAGCATCCATGCACGAACACGGCCAGCCGATGTTTCGGAAGCACCAGATCGGGACGTCCAGGAAGATCCTTGCGGTGCAGGCGGAAACGCAGGCCCATCCGATGAGCGATTCGACGGACGACCAGTTCGGGACCGGTGTCACGAGTACGAATCGCTGCCATCAATTCGCTACGCCGTTTGCGATCCATGATGTCGGTCATGGGTGATCTCTCATAAGATGGGACAAGAGAACGGCGCTGAACGCCGAGGAAGCTTGAAAACAAGTCTTTTGCGTGCTGCGACTGTATGGTTCAGTAAAACGAATCATATATACCGCGATTGCAGGCCATTCGCTTGGGTGATCTGTTGCACTTCATGTGCAAGCCGTTCAGGCGTAGCGACCGAGGCGGATGCCTCCAGAAAGCTCATGCTTCAGACTCATTAGCCGAGAGATCGCGGAAACGACGGCGCAGGTCCGCTATAGCGTTACGCATCAGTCTCTGATCCTCGTCGGACATGTGGAGAAACGCCCACTGGTCGTCAGCGATCTGATCGATGACGTCCAACATATCCAGAATGATCTCTTGGATTAATTGAATCTCGATACTCCAACCTTTAGGGCTGAAGTGTGTAAAGTCGTTGCGTAGGGCGTGCAGTCTTTTAAATGAATGCTTTTGTGCGTTTGTAATTTCGATGATTCGAACGCAACCAGATTCAGTGCGTGCCGATTCAGATCCGAGTCTCTCAAACAGTTTAGGGGCGCTTGCGACCTGGATGCTTGGCGGATAGTCCCGTGGATTACGAGGCCGACTGAAAGGCAGACTGAACTCATCGACATCATCGATGTAATCGATTTCCCCACGTCTGTCGCGCTCGTGCCATTCGATCCATTTGCTTGCACAGTCCCGGGACAGGGCTCCTAAGTTGGCCGTTCCAGATAGAAGACACACCATAGCCCCTTGAAGCGCACTGTGTAGAGATAGAATTACCCATTTCCAGGCGCCGGATGACCGCTCGGTTTCGGCGAGACACAGGAGGCAGTGCTGGAGGGATGCCAATACATCCTGCCTTTCATCTGTGCGTACATATTCACTCATACTGTATAGACGTCCGATCGGATTTAGGCCGTTATTCTCCAATTGATCCTTCGGTATACGGCGGGAATTCATCTCAGCCAAGCGGGTCTCAGCCATTCTTGCCAGAATGACATCGATCTTTTCATTCCTTGGCGTATACAAACTGCATAAGGTCTGCGCGTTCGAGTTTCATAACAGCCCTACAACAACCGAGATACAAGAGCCTCACCTAACGTCGACGCAGCCATTGAACTTGTGTATGTCATTTCTGCGGCGGCTTGGGCGGCATTCACCATCTCTGCAAAATGAAGCTGTTGATCGAACGGGGGGACTAATACCGAAATAGACTTGATACGGTGCAAGGCCAGCTTTCCTATCGTTACCCGTCCAGTCCGTATCAGGATTTGATCCTGTACGGATTCTGAGTTCAGCTGAGCACTCAAGAAAACGTTGTGTAGCGTGTTGCTCACAAGAGGTGTAAGGTAGGCTGCGTTCTCGGTAAGATTTGCGCCGGCTAAATGGCTTTCTGCTGGTGCAGTTATGCCGATTTTCCCAGCGATTGTAATGAGCGTATCGGTGGAGTGAATAATGTAACGAGAGATGCCGGTTTGTAGGTCTTTGCTGATATACCTTGGGTCGTCTGCGATAACTTTACCTGCTGTAATGTCCGCAGCTCTGATGTATCGGTGCGGAGTCTTTCTGTCGGAATAACGACTTCCCTTCGGCAATCGCTTTCCACCGCGTATCCGAACTAGATCCTCAAGCCGCCGTTTATCCCAGCCCATAGGGTTTTCGGAGGGGTCGCCGAACATCTTGACGAAGAGGGCTGGTATAAACTCGCGCAGTCGTTCCTGCGTGCGCTTTCTTAGCCGCTCAATCTTTGCCGCCCGATTTAAAATGCCAACGATCCTCCGCTGATGGTCAAGCGGTGGCTGAGGCACGGGTAATGACATCAGTGCCCTCATGTCGGTCCGAGGCATCCGCGACCCTGTCACCGATGACATGACAAAGTTGACTGTTTCTTTTCGTCGCAACAGATAGGCAACAAACTCACGGTCAACTCCATCTCGCGGGAGGAGTGGAACCAACTCGGTCGAACACCTGCCTGCAAAACCTGGAGTAGCGACCTTGTTGAGATATGGCCGAAGCTTCGCATAGAGGATGTGACGCTCGTCGAAGCGATACGAAGTGCTTCTTTGGCTTCCGATACGTGAATCGTTTTTAAAGTTGAAATCACCGCTTTCGGATTCGACATGTTCGACGCCCACATATGGGAGGGCAAAAACTGTCGGATTGTCAGGTTGAAGTCCTTGGCGATCCATCTCGCAAAGTTGGCCGAGTGGGACTATCGGCGTGCTCATTTTGTCACCGCCTTCCTCACGTCCTCGGTCAGCGAGTCTATTTCCCCAAGAATCTCCGTCTCGATGTCCCGAAGTTCATCTAGAATCTCCAACGGGTCGCGGTGCTCGACCAATGCGCGGTTACGAGGGCGGTGGCGGTTGGCGCTCAGATTGAAGTCGGCGGCTCGGATGGCGTCAGTTTCCGCAAACCACCATTTCTCCGTCCAGTCTGCCTCATAGTCCCGGTCTCGCCACGTGCGCCAGCACGCTTTCTGGTCATTGAACGCTTTAGTCAGACCAGGAAGGTCGTCATCGTCGATAGGCTGGTCGTGGTTCGCGTCGAGTTTAAAACCGTCGTTGTCGGCGTGTAGAAACATCACTCGTTCAGTCGCTCCTCCCTTGCGTAACACAAGCAACGAAGTCTTCACACCCGAATACGGACTGAACACGCCGCCGGGCAGTGACAGCACGGCTTCGACGGCGTTGTTCTCGATCATTCGGCGCCGCAGTTCTCTGTGCGCGTTTGTGGCACCAAACAACACGCCTTCGGGCACTACCACACCGCAGCGTCCACCATCTTTCAGGTGATAGAGCATGTATTGTAGGAATAGCAGTTCGGTCTGTGCCGTGCGACCCACCCTCACGTCCTCGACGATGCGGTCGCGGTCGAGTCGACCGGAAAACGGTGGATTCGCGAGGATGACATCAAAGCCGTGTGACGGAAGACCGAGTTCGATCTTCTCGGTGCGGTCGAGTGATCTCGTTAGTGCGTCGCGCCTCAAGATTCGCACCCGATCCAGACCACGGAGCGTCAGGTTCATCGTGGCTAGACGCACCATCTGCGGGTCCACATCGGCTCCGTAAAACGTCGCCTCCTGCAACTGGTGAACAGCGTCGCGGCTTAGCATATCTCCAAGACCGCGCCGAACTGTCTTTCCATCAAGATCCACTTCCTCAATGCCGTCCGGGGAGGAATTAGCAAGCCGGATATGATCCCAGGCACCGACCAAGAACCCCGCCGTGCCTGCTGCCGGATCGTAGACGGTCTCGCCGATGCGTGGATCGACCAATCGTATTAAGGCTCGGATGACATGGCGCGGCGTGCGGAACTGGCCGAGTTCGCCAGCCTGGCGGATCTGACGTAATACGTGCTCGAATAGATCGCCCTTGGTGTCCGCGTCTACACGATCGAGCCGGAGGTCGTTCAACTGACTTACTACCTGGGTCAGTACCGTCGGCTCGTCAATTATCAGTCGGGCACCGTCCATGAAGTCGGTGACTCCGTTCGCAGCAAGTTCCGCATGGAATGGAAAGACTTCCTCACGCACCCAATTCACCAACCGGTCGCCGTTTAGTACGTTCGCCCAAGACGACCATCGCAACGACTCACGCGGCACCGTGGACACTCCTGGCTCACGGCCGTTGCGCGGATCACGCAGGTTCCACTTTCCCTCGTAGCTGCTTGTGTAAGGTTCGGCTCCTGGTCGTTGCGCCGTGCGCACCCGCACTTCGTCTGCAGTCTCATACATGTAGAAGTAGATCAGAAAGCTGAGTTGCTCAGCATTCTGGGCCGGATTCGGATAGCCACCGCCAAATAGATAGTCGCGTATGCGATCTATACCGAGCCGGAGTTCTGGGGTCATGGGCATACTTTCAGCAATTCCCAGCGAGAAAGCCCTTGGACTTAGCGTCAGGCCGATCTCGCTTCAACACCGCAGCATTGAAGCCCGTGATAAGGCGCTCAAGCGACTTTTCGCCTCCGAATACACGTCGCGCTTGTTCGTACCCGCCGAGAGCGGAAAACGGATGTTCGTCTAGATCCCAGCCTCCAAAGGCGTCCATTGTCATGGCATCGGCCTTCGCCCGACTGCCGATGAGGCTCGCCCAGCGGGCTTGTTCTGCATTAAATTCCTCATGCCTTCCCCTCCACAACTCAAACCGCACGCCGATCTCTGCGGCACGCGCCTCGTGAGCCGGCGTCCGAATGATCTGGCCTGTCTCATCCAAAGTCAGCCACTCCCGGCTTTCCGGGTCGATGTGGTCGTCCACGTCAAGGGTGAGGAGTACGCGGTGGTCGCCGCTACGGCTTGAAGTTCGAGATTCACCCGCATACCCGCCCTCGTTGCTCGCGTCCTCGTCGTGGATATCGGTGACCCCTACGAAATCAAAAATTGTAAAGTCTGACTTCCCGATGTGCGGTGCCTTGCGTGTGCCTCGCCCCCGCATCTGTCGGTAGAGGATGGTGCTGCGCGTAAACCGCGCCATAACCAGATTCACGACTTCCAGACAATCGAATCCCGTATCCAACATATTGACACTGACGAGTATTTTCGGGAATTCCTCCTCCTTGAAGCGTTTGATAATGGAACTCGTGTCGGGCGCCGGACCGCCGCCTATGTCACTAACTACAAAGTCGGCGTAGCGCGTGGTTGGGTGGGGTTTCATGTCTGCAAAACACTCGTCGAACATCTCCGCCAGTGTCTCGGCGTGGCGGCGAGTAACGGCGAACACGATGGTCTTACCCCAAGCAGGTCGGCGTCGTATGCCGTCGTGGCCAACAAAACCCTTTTCAAGCACGTCGCGAAACTCTCGCACCATGGCGCGATTACGTTCAGGAATGGTAAACTTTCGTTCCAGCACACGCGGATCAACAACGATCTCATCCGCAGTCGCGAAAAGCTCTTCGAACTCCGATCTTGTCTGCTCGTCCATCGCGCTCCAGTCGATCTCGTCGCGGCGTACATCAAACCCGTCCTCCGCCGCGGTCTTCACCGTCATCGCACGATAGACACGATAGGGCACGAGATGGTTCTCCCGAATAGCTCGTTGCAATGTGTAGCGGTAGGTAGGTTTGGAAACCTCGAAGAAACGTAGCGTGTCGCGTACGAACAGTCCGTCCTCGAGGTCGGGAAACGCTTCTGCGTCTGCCGTGCAAGGCGTAGCCGTTAAGCCGAGTTGGATGCCGTCGAAATGCCGCAATACACCGCTCCACCTGCCGTAGATTGAACGGTGGCATTCGTCGGTGATGACGAGATCGAAGTATCCCGGTGAAAGGGTCCTGTATTCTGCAATGATGGTCTGCAAGGTCCCGATAGTGATTAGTTTCGCACGATCGAAACCCCGACCCGGTCGCAGCACGTGGCAGGGATATTCCCGCAAATGATCGGTGAAGACGTCCTCGGCCTGCCGGGCCAGTGCGATACGGTCGACCAGGAACAGGACGCGCGTAGCAATACCCGCCTCGAAAAGCCGCTTGATGAAGGCCGCCGCCGTGCGGGTCTTGCCGGTTCCTGTCGCCATCTCCACCAACAGTTTGCGACGGCCCCGCGAGAATTCTTCCGACAGCGCTCCAATACACTCGATCTGGTATTCGCGGTCTACGATTTTCCGGTCGATTTCCACCGTCGCCAGATCAAGGCGAATCCCGCGAGCGGCGATCCTTCGCTCAAGGTCGTCCTGAGCGAAAAACCCCGAGATCCTGCGGGCGTGGGCGTCCGTGTCCCGATCTAGGAAACGCACTTCCTCGCCGTTCGACAGAAACACGTACGGCACGCCTAGTTGTTCTGCGTAGTGACGCCCCTGATCCTGTGCCGCTACTGGATCTACACGTGCCCTTTTGGCTTCCAACGCCGCCATAGGCCGACCCCGCCGATCGCAAAGCACGTAGTCTGCCTGCGAACCGTCTGGCAACGTGTATTCGAACAGGACACTTGAACCATCGGTCAGGTTCCAGCCCGCATCGTTAAGCAGGGCGTCGATCTTGACGCGTGCGAAGGCTTCGGTCGTGCCACTCATGGCACTTTCCAGGCCTTGACCGTTTTAACAATGGCACTGGAGTACTTGTAAGTATAAAGTTTCAAAACCGCTGGACCGCGGTAACTCCTTTCTTCAGAACCAAATCGAAGGCAATGATCGCCTCTAACCAACGGCCATAACCATGAGGCGATCTGACAAAGCCCTAAATCCGGATCAGTTCCTTGACGAGCAGGTCGTTGATCCGGCTCGCGAAGCCCACGGGATCGTCGAGCTTGGACCCCTCGGCCACCACGGCCTGCTCGTACAGCAGGCGGCCGATGGATTCGACGCGCGCGTCTTCGCCGTCGCTGTCGTGGAGCTTCTGCAGGCCCTGGACCACGGGATGTCCGGCGTTGAGTTCCAGGATGCGCTTGGAGGCCTGGCCGCCGCCCTCGCCCATGCGCTGCATGAGCCGTTCCATGTGGGCGCTCATGGCACCCTCGTCGGCCACCAGGCAGGAGGCGCTGTCCTTGAGGCGCGTGGACAGCCGGATATCCTGCACCTCCGGGATCTTGCCCTTCAGGGTTTCGATCAGCGCCTGGAAAGTCTTCTCGTCGTCCTCCGCCCTGGCCTTGTCGGATTCGTCCGCCGTGATGTCGCCCTTGTCGGCCGCCTTGTACTTCTTCTCGCGGTACTCGGTCACCGACGACATGACGAACTCGTCGATGGGGTCCGTCATGAAGAGGACGTTCCAGCCACGGTCCCGGAAGACCTCCAGGTACGGCGTTCGTTCGAGCATGCCGCGGTGCTCGCCGATCAGGTAGTAGATCTCCTCCTGGTCCGGCGGCATCTGGTCGACGTATTCATCCATGGAAATGAACTTCCCGGCCTCGGTGTTCATGGATTCGTACACGGCGAGGGAGGTCAGGGTGTCGCGGTTCTCGAAGTCCTGCGCCATCCCCTCCTTGAGGATCAGTCCCAGTTCCCTGTAGAAATCCACATACTTGTCGAACTCGTCCTTCTTCATCTCCTCCAGTACGGTGAAGATCCGCTTGACGATGTTCTTCCGGATGCGGTCGAGTATGGGATTCTGCTGCAGGATCTCGCGGGAGACGTTGAGGGGCAGGTCGGCGCAGTCCACCACGCCCTTGATGAAGCGCAGGTAGGGCGGCAACAGCTCCTCGCAGTTTTCCATGATCTGAACCCGCTGCACGTACAGCCTCGGTCCGACCTTGGGGTCGCCGAACATCATGTCGAAGGGCCGCTTCGCCGGGATGAAGAGCAGCACCTTGAACTCCGTCAGCCCCTCGGCCGTGTAGTGGATCACCCTGGCCGGATCGCCGTAATCGTGGGAGATCTGGCGGTAGAAGGCGTTGTACTCGTCTGCTTCTATCTCGTCCTTCGATCGCAGCCAGAGGGCCTTCATGGAATTGAGCGTCTCTTCCCGGACCACCGCCTCCGTCTTGTCGTCCTCCCCCTCTACGGGTTCGTGCCGTTCCACGTCCATGACGACCGGATACTCGATGAAATCGGAGAACTCCTTGACCACCTGCCGGAGCCGCCATTCCTCCAGGAACTCCTTCTCTTCCTCCTTGAGATGGAGCGTGACGTCGGTCCCGTGCGCCTCCTTCTCCACGGTCTTGATGGTGTATTCGCCCTCTCCCGCGGAGACCCAACGGACGCCTTGGTCCTCCGGGTCGCCGGCCAGACGAGAAACCACCGTTACCCGGTCCGCCACCATGAAGGCGGAGTAAAATCCAACGCCGAACTGGCCGATCAACTCGGGGCGGCTGGCTTCGTCCGCCTGCTGCAGGGTCTCGAGGAACGCCCTGGTGCCGGACTTCGCAATCGTTCCCAACTGGTCGATGATGGTTTCGCGAGACATCCCCGTGCCGTTGTCGGAAACCGTCAGCGTGTTCTTGTCCTTGTCGACGATCAGCTTGATCTTCCACTCGGTGTCGCCGTCCACCAGGTCGCTGTTGTTGATGGAATTGAAGCGGATCTTGTTGATCGCGTCGCTGGCGTTGCTGATCAACTCGCGGAGGAAGATCTCCTTGTTGGAGTAAAGCGAATGGGTGATCAGGTGAAGGATCTGCCGCAACTCGCTCTTGAATTCCAAGGTTTCGGTGGATGCGGTGGGGGCTTCGGACATCGTCTGGCCTTTCCTCCTGGGCAGGGGAGCGGGCTGCTCCCGGTGTGACATGCTGTCCCGGGCCGTGATTTGCGCCCGGATACAGTGCGTTTGGTATGTCTATCCCATGTGAAACTTGTTGCCTTTTGCCGGTCTGTCGCTCGCTCGCGCCGGGCCGGACAGCATGCGTATTATAGGGATTTCAGCCAGTTTTGTCAACATGGGGCTTCCTTCAAAAAAGGCTTTGGCAGCGGGATAGACGGAGGTAGATTGTTAACCCGACCATACACGATTCAAAGGAGTCCAAAAATGCGTCGACAGCACGTAGTGTTCCTGTGCATCGTATGCGGACGAAACGGGAGGCGCCGGGATGCTGACCAGTGAACAGGTAGCCGAATTCCATCGCAACGGGTTCCTCAACGGCGGCCGCGTCCTGGACGACGACGGGATCCGGGAACTGCGCGACGAACTGCAACGAGTGCTCGATACTGGTCCGGAAGGCTTTCCCGATGATGGACCGAGGCCGGTGCTGTTTCACAACATGGTCCGCGAAAGGGAACCGGAGCGCTGCGTC contains:
- a CDS encoding DNA cytosine methyltransferase, with the translated sequence MTVQVYDFFAGCGGASCGFRAAGMGISFALDHDANARKSFKANFPDVHFEPEDIRDVSVELVRQRVDSERPSPVLFSGCAPCQPFSKQKTKRPSLDEDERVPLLAHFARFVEGCKPDLVFVENVPGLQKLDSESQPFGDFLKRLDAAEYEIDCRPIRLSKYGIPQTRRRLLLIASLHGVIRIPDETHGPGTSNVRYTTVRDWISHLPAIHAGEEHNGVLNHKAAKLSERNLDRIKATPEGGGERDWPEYLKLECHKGFTGYSDVYGRMAWDSPASGLTTRCISYSNGRFGHPEQDRAISIREAACLQTFPEDFMFNGSMASMARQIGNAVPVHLAKLIGKHFIEHLKDVGRLS
- the vsr gene encoding DNA mismatch endonuclease Vsr, with the translated sequence MTDIMDRKRRSELMAAIRTRDTGPELVVRRIAHRMGLRFRLHRKDLPGRPDLVLPKHRLAVFVHGCFWHRHEGCRYASTPKSRTDFWTEKFTANVVRDANQKGALRNLGWRVLVIWQCETKDEEEVEHRLAELTKCNVEHH
- a CDS encoding restriction endonuclease subunit S; protein product: MSTPIVPLGQLCEMDRQGLQPDNPTVFALPYVGVEHVESESGDFNFKNDSRIGSQRSTSYRFDERHILYAKLRPYLNKVATPGFAGRCSTELVPLLPRDGVDREFVAYLLRRKETVNFVMSSVTGSRMPRTDMRALMSLPVPQPPLDHQRRIVGILNRAAKIERLRKRTQERLREFIPALFVKMFGDPSENPMGWDKRRLEDLVRIRGGKRLPKGSRYSDRKTPHRYIRAADITAGKVIADDPRYISKDLQTGISRYIIHSTDTLITIAGKIGITAPAESHLAGANLTENAAYLTPLVSNTLHNVFLSAQLNSESVQDQILIRTGRVTIGKLALHRIKSISVLVPPFDQQLHFAEMVNAAQAAAEMTYTSSMAASTLGEALVSRLL
- a CDS encoding N-6 DNA methylase → MTPELRLGIDRIRDYLFGGGYPNPAQNAEQLSFLIYFYMYETADEVRVRTAQRPGAEPYTSSYEGKWNLRDPRNGREPGVSTVPRESLRWSSWANVLNGDRLVNWVREEVFPFHAELAANGVTDFMDGARLIIDEPTVLTQVVSQLNDLRLDRVDADTKGDLFEHVLRQIRQAGELGQFRTPRHVIRALIRLVDPRIGETVYDPAAGTAGFLVGAWDHIRLANSSPDGIEEVDLDGKTVRRGLGDMLSRDAVHQLQEATFYGADVDPQMVRLATMNLTLRGLDRVRILRRDALTRSLDRTEKIELGLPSHGFDVILANPPFSGRLDRDRIVEDVRVGRTAQTELLFLQYMLYHLKDGGRCGVVVPEGVLFGATNAHRELRRRMIENNAVEAVLSLPGGVFSPYSGVKTSLLVLRKGGATERVMFLHADNDGFKLDANHDQPIDDDDLPGLTKAFNDQKACWRTWRDRDYEADWTEKWWFAETDAIRAADFNLSANRHRPRNRALVEHRDPLEILDELRDIETEILGEIDSLTEDVRKAVTK
- a CDS encoding DEAD/DEAH box helicase family protein, with amino-acid sequence MSGTTEAFARVKIDALLNDAGWNLTDGSSVLFEYTLPDGSQADYVLCDRRGRPMAALEAKRARVDPVAAQDQGRHYAEQLGVPYVFLSNGEEVRFLDRDTDAHARRISGFFAQDDLERRIAARGIRLDLATVEIDRKIVDREYQIECIGALSEEFSRGRRKLLVEMATGTGKTRTAAAFIKRLFEAGIATRVLFLVDRIALARQAEDVFTDHLREYPCHVLRPGRGFDRAKLITIGTLQTIIAEYRTLSPGYFDLVITDECHRSIYGRWSGVLRHFDGIQLGLTATPCTADAEAFPDLEDGLFVRDTLRFFEVSKPTYRYTLQRAIRENHLVPYRVYRAMTVKTAAEDGFDVRRDEIDWSAMDEQTRSEFEELFATADEIVVDPRVLERKFTIPERNRAMVREFRDVLEKGFVGHDGIRRRPAWGKTIVFAVTRRHAETLAEMFDECFADMKPHPTTRYADFVVSDIGGGPAPDTSSIIKRFKEEEFPKILVSVNMLDTGFDCLEVVNLVMARFTRSTILYRQMRGRGTRKAPHIGKSDFTIFDFVGVTDIHDEDASNEGGYAGESRTSSRSGDHRVLLTLDVDDHIDPESREWLTLDETGQIIRTPAHEARAAEIGVRFELWRGRHEEFNAEQARWASLIGSRAKADAMTMDAFGGWDLDEHPFSALGGYEQARRVFGGEKSLERLITGFNAAVLKRDRPDAKSKGFLAGNC
- the htpG gene encoding molecular chaperone HtpG; this encodes MSEAPTASTETLEFKSELRQILHLITHSLYSNKEIFLRELISNASDAINKIRFNSINNSDLVDGDTEWKIKLIVDKDKNTLTVSDNGTGMSRETIIDQLGTIAKSGTRAFLETLQQADEASRPELIGQFGVGFYSAFMVADRVTVVSRLAGDPEDQGVRWVSAGEGEYTIKTVEKEAHGTDVTLHLKEEEKEFLEEWRLRQVVKEFSDFIEYPVVMDVERHEPVEGEDDKTEAVVREETLNSMKALWLRSKDEIEADEYNAFYRQISHDYGDPARVIHYTAEGLTEFKVLLFIPAKRPFDMMFGDPKVGPRLYVQRVQIMENCEELLPPYLRFIKGVVDCADLPLNVSREILQQNPILDRIRKNIVKRIFTVLEEMKKDEFDKYVDFYRELGLILKEGMAQDFENRDTLTSLAVYESMNTEAGKFISMDEYVDQMPPDQEEIYYLIGEHRGMLERTPYLEVFRDRGWNVLFMTDPIDEFVMSSVTEYREKKYKAADKGDITADESDKARAEDDEKTFQALIETLKGKIPEVQDIRLSTRLKDSASCLVADEGAMSAHMERLMQRMGEGGGQASKRILELNAGHPVVQGLQKLHDSDGEDARVESIGRLLYEQAVVAEGSKLDDPVGFASRINDLLVKELIRI